One Glycine max cultivar Williams 82 chromosome 6, Glycine_max_v4.0, whole genome shotgun sequence DNA segment encodes these proteins:
- the LOC106799121 gene encoding signal transducer and activator of transcription B-like yields MWRDQILLKKLKDERKEKEQGQTVEMMKKKALTRAQDIVLKNMLKMMEVCDVRGFVYGIIPDKGKPVSGASDNLRGWWKERVKFDRNGPAAMLRYDEETGFDDLGNEFRGDPSSAYRLSDLPDTTLGSLLSCLMQHCDPPQRRYPLDKGVPPPWWPTGFEIWWPELGFAADPGPPPYRKPHDLKKVWKLCVLTAVIKHISPDITKIKNIVRLSRTLQDKLTAKETAIWSAVVKREETLARRLHPHLFPAQPIIRRPHHEIRGYDIEGSGARARNFLGGQSSHNPPPTSNVAAHSNNSMLLASGTARNFLGGLSSHNPQPTSNVGNGGARNFIGGQNYPPLNSNVDNGDGRSFLGGQNNPPPITSNFANGISNDNSMVTMNNGIVLPPDHGANKRKEVQGIPIPHETYSCHSPQCPYNETSFGFSDMNVRNNHQLACIYNNDNNNHNNAVQVVGGDGGGSSSSQLGRGNPKNNVNVALGQSMHTSAPVVNQSQTQNLPIGQPMNISAPVVSQNQALTIGQPMNISAPVVSQNQSLTTIGQPMNISAPVVSQNQSLTIGQPMSISAPVASQNQSLTIGQPPAVNNQNQTLNVISDNNNSGEIGSNGLMHNMNVVVPLGNQNQQQVQNVLQPQVVDSNNFFGGGRVSLDKNNNNLFGNNNMNINSVPPLLASQNMQQMQSVQPQVMDKNFYVGGRVSLDKNNNNLFDNNMNNFPPLESQNMQQLQNVHEPQVMDKSTFFGERIGGGYKLNNADQVHGDFSTLTSMDPSSYDQWDATNNSQSDFMDSPLLTAPLTAPSQDFLWL; encoded by the exons ATGTGGAGAGACCAGATACTGCTGAAGAAACTTAAGGATGAGAGAAAGGAGAAAGAACAAGGGCAAACAGTggagatgatgaagaagaaggcCTTGACTCGTGCACAAGACATTGTGCTGAAGAACATGCTCAAGATGATGGAGGTTTGTGATGTAAGGGGTTTTGTTTATGGCATAATTCCTGATAAGGGGAAGCCAGTGAGTGGTGCTTCTGATAACCTTCGTGGTTGGTGGAAGGAAAGGGTTAAGTTTGATCGTAATGGTCCTGCTGCAATGTTGAG GTATGATGAAGAAACTGGGTTTGACGACCTAGGTAATGAATTCAGGGGAGACCCATCATCAGCCTACCGTTTGAGTGATCTCCCAGACACAACCCTAGGGTCACTCTTGTCATGTCTGATGCAGCACTGTGATCCCCCTCAGAGGAGGTACCCTCTGGACAAGGGTGTTCCCCCACCCTGGTGGCCCACTGGGTTTGAGATCTGGTGGCCCGAGCTAGGCTTTGCTGCTGACCCAGGCCCACCTCCCTACAGGAAGCCCCATGACCTCAAGAAG GTATGGAAGCTGTGCGTGCTGACCGCAGTGATCAAGCACATCTCCCCTGACATCACCAAGATCAAGAACATAGTGCGGCTTTCGAGGACCCTTCAGGACAAGCTCACTGCCAAGGAGACTGCTATTTGGAGTGCTGTTGTGAAACGTGAAGAAACCCTTGCTAGAAGATTGCACCCTCATTTGTTCCCAGCCCAACCAATTATCAGAAGGCCTCATCATGAGATTCGTGGTTATGATATTGAAGGAAGTGGTGCTCGTGCTAGGAACTTTCTTGGGGGCCAAAGTAGTCATAACCCACCACCAACTTCCAATGTTGCTGCTCATAGTAATAATAGTATGCTTCTAGCAAGTGGAACTGCTAGAAATTTTCTTGGTGGCCTAAGTAGTCATAATCCACAACCAACAAGCAATGTTGGTAATGGTGGTGCTAGAAATTTCATTGGCGGGCAAAATTATCCGCCCCTTAATAGCAATGTTGATAATGGTGATGGTAGAAGTTTTCTGGGAGGGCAAAATAATCCACCACCAATAACTAGCAATTTTGCTAATGGTATTAGCAATGATAATAGCATGGTTACAATGAACAATGGCATTGTTTTGCCACCAGATCATGGTGCTAACAAGAGAAAGGAAGTTCAAGGCATCCCAATTCCTCATGAGACCTATTCCTGTCATAGCCCTCAGTGCCCTTATAATGAAACCAGCTTTGGATTCAGTGACATGAATGTGAGGAACAATCATCAGCTGGCATGCATATACAATAATGACAACAACAACCACAACAACGCTGTGCAAGTGGTTGGTGGTGATGGTGGAGGCTCAAGCTCTTCACAGCTTGGACGTGGAAATCCTAAAAACAATGTTAATGTGGCTCTTGGTCAATCTATGCACACTTCTGCACCAGTTGTGAATCAGTCTCAGACTCAGAATCTTCCTATTGGTCAACCTATGAACATTTCAGCACCAGTTGTGAGTCAAAATCAGGCTCTTACTATTGGTCAACCTATGAACATTTCAGCACCAGTTGTGAGTCAAAATCAGTCTCTTACTACTATTGGTCAACCTATGAACATTTCAGCACCTGTTGTGAGTCAAAATCAGTCTCTTACTATTGGTCAACCTATGAGCATTTCAGCACCAGTTGCGAGTCAAAATCAGTCTCTTACTATTGGTCAACCACCAGCTGTGAATAATCAAAACCAGACTCTTAATGTGATCAGTGACAACAATAATTCTGGAGAAATAGGGTCAAATGGTTTGATGCACAACATGAATGTTGTTGTTCCTCTAGGAAACCAAAACCAGCAGCAGGTGCAAAATGTTCTTCAGCCTCAGGTGGTGGACAGCAACAATTTCTTTGGTGGTGGAAGGGTTTCTTTGgacaagaataataataatctctTTGGCAACAACAACATGAATATTAATAGTGTTCCTCCTCTTCTAGCAAGCCAAAACATGCAGCAGATGCAAAGTGTTCAGCCTCAGGTTATGGACAAGAATTTCTATGTTGGTGGAAGGGTTTCTCTGgacaagaataataataatctctTTGACAACAACATGAACAATTTTCCCCCTCTAGAAAGCCAAAACATGCAACAGTTGCAAAATGTTCATGAGCCTCAGGTTATGGACAAGAGTACTTTCTTTGGTGAAAGGATTGGTGGTGGTTACAAGCTGAATAATGCTGATCAAGTGCATGGAGATTTTTCAACATTAACATCAATGGATCCTTCTTCCTATGATCAATGGGATGCAACAAATAATTCCCAATCTGATTTTATGGACTCTCCTTTGTTGACAGCACCGTTGACAGCACCGAGCCAGGATTTCCTTTGGCTAtaa
- the LOC100807935 gene encoding uncharacterized protein yields MGSAFGLILMIFSWVLFTFPGSDAQDGVKSAHVLDLIIRDHTFKALDKNFKTAIPQSVDLPSNLSGIGVDAVRFRCGSLRRYGAHLKEFHLGTGVTVHPCIERVMLIRQNMGYNWSSIYYANYDLSGYQLVSPIVGLLAYNADEDANSSNPFQLGIVAGEKPMTIDFTNATRMNQEGGIKPLCASFEGDGRMTLAKAPNPSRPLVCVAKRHGHFGLVVEYSPPDQFRNKPLSRWKVAVGSTIGAALGAFLLGLLLVAMLVRVKKRSRMVEMERRAYEEEALQVSMVGHVRAPTALGTRTTPIIEHEYMPHHHPR; encoded by the coding sequence ATGGGCTCTGCTTTtggtctgattctgatgatatTTTCCTGGGTGTTGTTTACATTTCCGGGATCCGATGCTCAGGATGGTGTCAAGTCAGCTCATGTTCTTGACCTAATCATAAGAGATCACACATTCAAGGCATTGGACAAGAACTTCAAGACAGCAATACCACAATCAGTGGACTTGCCTTCAAATCTTTCAGGCATTGGAGTTGATGCTGTGAGGTTCAGATGTGGCAGTTTGAGAAGGTATGGTGCACACTTGAAGGAGTTTCATCTTGGTACTGGTGTAACTGTGCATCCATGTATTGAGAGGGTCATGCTGATTAGACAAAACATGGGGTATAATTGGTCTTCTATATATTATGCTAACTATGATCTCTCTGGGTACCAACTTGTGTCTCCAATTGTGGGACTCCTAGCTTACAATGCTGATGAAGATGCAAACTCAAGCAACCCTTTTCAGCTTGGGATTGTGGCTGGAGAAAAGCCTATGACAATTGACTTCACCAATGCCACAAGGATGAACCAAGAAGGTGGGATCAAGCCCTTGTGTGCTAGTTTCGAAGGTGACGGAAGAATGACACTAGCAAAAGCACCAAACCCTTCAAGACCACTTGTTTGTGTTGCTAAGAGGCATGGCCATTTTGGCTTGGTTGTGGAGTACTCACCGCCGGATCAGTTCAGGAATAAGCCCTTGAGCCGGTGGAAAGTGGCGGTCGGGAGCACCATTGGCGCCGCTTTGGGTGCTTTTCTTTTAGGCCTTCTTCTTGTGGCAATGCTTGTTAGGGTGAAGAAGAGATCAAGAATGGTGGAGATGGAGAGGAGGGCCTATGAAGAAGAAGCCCTTCAGGTTTCAATGGTTGGACATGTGAGGGCTCCTACTGCACTTGGCACCCGAACCACACCTATAATTGAGCATGAGTATATGCCTCATCATCATCCTCGTTGA